A genomic window from Thermoanaerobaculia bacterium includes:
- the nrfH gene encoding cytochrome c nitrite reductase small subunit: MSRMNRGAVGAALLCGLAAGVGLYTFAYARGASYMTDDPRACANCHVMEEQYAGWSRSSHRSVAVCNDCHTPPGFLPKYFTKALNGFNHSLAFTTGRFPDPIQITPRNHRVTQSSCSKCHAAIVDAIDATSAHTGGERLDCIACHRNVGHLH, from the coding sequence ATGAGCCGGATGAACCGAGGCGCCGTCGGCGCCGCTCTCCTCTGCGGACTCGCGGCAGGCGTGGGCCTCTACACGTTCGCCTACGCGCGTGGCGCCTCGTACATGACCGACGACCCGCGCGCCTGCGCCAACTGCCACGTCATGGAGGAGCAGTACGCCGGATGGAGCCGTTCGAGCCACCGCTCGGTCGCGGTCTGCAACGACTGCCACACGCCGCCGGGATTCCTGCCCAAGTACTTCACCAAGGCCTTGAACGGCTTCAACCACTCGCTCGCCTTCACCACCGGACGCTTTCCCGACCCGATCCAGATCACGCCGCGCAACCACCGGGTGACCCAGAGCTCGTGCAGCAAATGTCACGCGGCGATCGTCGATGCCATCGACGCCACGTCCGCCCATACCGGCGGCGAGCGCCTCGACTGCATCGCCTGCCACCGCAACGTCGGGCACCTTCACTAG
- a CDS encoding ammonia-forming cytochrome c nitrite reductase subunit c552: MNDRQKTETAAPVRRGRILLVTVVAAVAGAVLTGLLVNIFEHKQEARDPFFRVVEITDETEDPAVWGKNFPVQYDSYLKTVDQVRTRFGGSEAVPRTPTAADPRSIVAQSRIEEDPRLKTMWNGYAFAVDFREERGHAYMLDDQTFTERQVVAKQPGTCMHCHGSVYLPYKKLGGGDLIKGFEAMNQMPYTEARKLISHSVACIDCHDPATMQLRITRPGFLEGIRALKASQGVPDYDPNKMATRQEMRSYVCGQCHVEYYFKGPEKRLVYPWANGIKVEQIQAYYDDLDYKDWTHKTSGAPALKAQHPEFEMWSQGVHARSGVACADCHMPYERVGAQKVSDHHVRSPLLNINKACQTCHRWPEEELRARVETIQERTQLLRNQAMDALVALIGDLEAAVAAGRTDEQLALPRKLQRQAQFRLDFVEAENSTGFHAPAEAARILGESINLAREGQIAVRDAAFQPSFVNTATR, from the coding sequence ATGAACGACCGGCAGAAGACCGAGACCGCGGCCCCCGTCCGTCGCGGCAGAATCCTTCTCGTGACCGTCGTCGCCGCCGTCGCCGGCGCCGTCCTCACGGGCCTCCTGGTGAACATCTTCGAGCACAAGCAGGAGGCCCGGGATCCGTTCTTCCGCGTCGTCGAGATCACCGACGAAACCGAGGATCCGGCGGTCTGGGGCAAGAACTTCCCCGTGCAGTACGACAGCTATCTGAAGACGGTCGATCAGGTCCGCACCCGCTTCGGCGGCAGCGAGGCCGTGCCGCGAACGCCGACCGCCGCCGACCCGCGTTCGATCGTCGCCCAGTCGCGGATCGAGGAGGATCCCCGCCTGAAGACGATGTGGAACGGCTACGCCTTCGCGGTCGACTTCCGCGAGGAGCGCGGCCACGCCTACATGCTCGACGATCAGACCTTCACCGAGCGTCAGGTGGTCGCGAAGCAGCCGGGGACCTGCATGCACTGCCACGGTTCGGTCTACCTGCCGTACAAGAAACTCGGCGGCGGCGACCTGATCAAGGGCTTCGAGGCCATGAACCAGATGCCCTATACGGAGGCCCGCAAGCTCATCTCGCATTCCGTCGCCTGCATCGACTGCCACGATCCGGCGACGATGCAGCTGCGCATTACCCGGCCCGGATTCCTCGAGGGCATCCGCGCCCTCAAGGCCTCCCAGGGCGTGCCGGACTACGATCCGAACAAGATGGCGACGCGCCAGGAGATGCGCAGCTACGTCTGCGGCCAGTGCCATGTCGAGTACTACTTCAAGGGACCCGAGAAGCGCCTGGTCTACCCCTGGGCGAACGGCATCAAGGTCGAGCAGATCCAGGCCTACTACGACGACCTCGACTACAAGGACTGGACGCACAAGACCTCCGGCGCGCCGGCGCTCAAGGCGCAGCACCCCGAGTTCGAAATGTGGAGCCAGGGCGTCCATGCGCGCTCCGGTGTCGCCTGCGCCGACTGTCATATGCCCTACGAGCGCGTCGGTGCCCAGAAGGTCTCCGACCATCACGTGCGAAGCCCCCTGCTGAACATCAACAAGGCCTGTCAGACCTGCCATCGCTGGCCGGAGGAGGAGCTGCGGGCGCGGGTCGAGACGATCCAGGAGCGCACGCAGTTGCTGCGGAATCAGGCCATGGACGCCCTCGTCGCGCTGATCGGGGACCTCGAGGCGGCGGTGGCCGCCGGCCGCACCGACGAGCAGCTCGCGCTGCCCCGCAAGCTCCAGCGGCAGGCGCAGTTCCGGCTCGACTTCGTCGAGGCCGAAAACTCGACCGGCTTCCACGCTCCCGCCGAAGCGGCGCGGATCCTCGGCGAGTCGATCAACCTGGCGCGCGAGGGCCAGATCGCCGTGCGCGACGCCGCCTTCCAGCCGAGCTTCGTCAACACGGCGACGCGCTAG